From the genome of Paralichthys olivaceus isolate ysfri-2021 chromosome 4, ASM2471397v2, whole genome shotgun sequence:
GCTCCGCAGCGTCAACGGAGGCAAAAACAGAAGGAAGCACGAAACCAAGCAGAACTCTCACGGAAGATGAATACGCCAGATTGGTTCATTCAGCATTTGTTTGCCAACAACATGCTCGGCACAGAAATGGATTAAACCCATAAAATCAGCACAGTGAAGTTATGTGATGGAAATAAACTCATGGTTGTGGTGCAGGAACTAAAACGTAATTTTAACTCTGGGGCGTCTCTCAGTCAAAACagcaaaagacctagtttgatgacgtTGTGAAGCAGTGAAGGATCATGGGAGCAGGTCCAGCAGAAGGCAGTGAATGATCGTGATCGACTCAAACTGACtgacaaactgtgtttttcctccatcaTACGTCAGGAAGTCACAGCAGAGACGGACAACGCGACaagtaaaatgaattaaactTTGTTGTAAACACTTTGAATTGAAAAAGAGCCAAATGCTGCAGTTGTGTCTGGGTTCTGGGGATTTTCTTCAATTACCTGACGAGCTCCTGTTGTACAGAGGAAGATTGGAGccatttaaaatgcattgtaaaaaatgttttggttagAAGTGAGTCCTGGGTTTACTTCTGCTCTTTGGATGAGACGCACGAGGACAGAAAAATCCAAGAAAGACACTTTAAACAATGAAGATAATGAAAATACCGTCATTGTTGATAATCAAGGCATCAGCGTTGTTTAAATAATGTCTGTAAAATGATGTGGAAGCAGAAATGTCCCCTCAGTAAAATGTAAGTAAAGCGTGTTGTGTAAAACCAATATCCTCAGCATGGTGAGAGTGCACTACATAAAATCTGTTCAGTGATTTGGGTGAAGTGACTCTTGCTGCTGAATATTTAATAATCAAGTGGTTCATATTCCCATTTATGAAATTTGATGTTGCTGAAAAACAGATCACTACACGTCAAATATTTCCACTTGACCGTCCAAGCGGAAAAAAACTAAACCGGGCTGAATGAGAGGTGGTGAGATGTGTGAGCTCTCCACAGGTGAACCGACAGAGAATGAGCTGCCATTTGGCCCGAAAGCCATCAAATCATTACTCCTGTATTCACCAGCAGGGATAAACAGCCTCGACTCATCCGGGGGTTAGTCTCTCCTGTGAAAATGGCAACCTTTCCCCATAACACCTGTATGAATAATTCAGCACTCTGGGCTCTATCAGAGGCTGTCAGAAATGTCAGCCGCTGCGAAGTACCCTTGGCTGCCCCCGGAGGAAGTTGTCTCTACACCCTGTAGTGGGGTTAGGgggttgcacacacacacacacacactggaccaaATGCCACAGCGTCCTCAGTGCCAGGTCTCCACTGCCTGCAGGACTCAAATCTCTGAAAGGCGAGCATATGTATACGTGCAGCGAGCAAACTGTTGCTGTTTTGTAAAATGCGAGTTTTTCCATAAATAGGCGTCGCAGCAGTCCTCGTCTGTTCCAGGGGAAACTGTGGCTCGACACCACATATTCATATCAACgcatatttatatttgataaaCACCCACAGATGTGACTCTCGCTTGGCATAGCCCGGATTCTTCCTCGAGGAAATCACGTCGTCTGTTTTTTCCTGCCTGGGTTTGACAAATTGGCAAATTCTAAAAAGAAagtgcagagaaacagagagatagtaaaaaaaataaataaaaaagaacgaGCAGCTTCGTGTCGTCTGAGCTGTTTGGGAGCGCACGGCACCTCTTCACCCGAGGAAGACTCATCCCCATGTGACCTCTGCAGGCTGGGCAGCAGGCCAACTGCAAGAATAGTCTCTAATATGGAAATGACAGATAATCAGGCAATTAATCTCCACGTAATTAACTGCAACCAGTTACAAAAAACTCCTTAAGCAAGATAAACTGATGTTTTGTTCAGTGTAAATGAGAtaacagggtgtgtgtgtgtggggggggggggataaatgTGGGTCACACCTGACTTCCTCCTGTGGAATCTGGAAGATCGCTGTGAACGGACGATCTTTGCTGGGTCGTCTGTGGTCGCCTATGAATAGAGCGAAGACAGAGAGCAAAGACGCACGAGGTGGATGTTCtagagttttcattttaagaatATTTTTATCTATTTTCTACAATCTGCAGAGTTTAGAGGACCTTACTTACTGAAGAAGACAAACGGAGATAGtgagaataaaactgaaatattatGGGAATAAAATCTTTTTCAGGAAATAAGCAGAAAGATGAACCTGCACATGTTGCAGTCGACTGAATGCGACTCAGCCTCGCTCATCTTTcagcaaaataaacaatttatttAGGATTCCTTatggttttatttatgaaagTAGTGTTAGCTTCAGTAAAGCTGATCTAAAAACAGattatttattgtttcaaatatttttaagcTTCCAGTTCGAATCCCTttatggccattcaaaatgaaTCCCTGTGGTAGGTCACCGATGTGCTGTGGAGCCAAACTTACATCTGCTTACATTTATTTCTAATGGAGAGTAAAGTACCAAATATATTAAACAGAATTTAATGGAGAAGTTCAGTCGTAAAACGTGATGTACTGGGTTTTAATGTTGGGAGCTGGGAGGGGAAAACTGTACGTTAagtggttttattattttaaaagagTATTGATAAtgaatataattaaaaatgcTACTCCCCTTAGGTTATTATAGCTTTTTAGATTTGTGGTAAAGCTACAATGAACTGGACAAGGACCAGGCAGAGCGCCCGTCTTCAAGCTAAAACATCCAAAGGAGAAGGTGTCGAGGATCGTGGAAACGCCACGGCCGTCATATTTCACCGAGAGGCTTCTCTGAGCGAATCCTGCCTCTGCTCCGCCCCACCGTCCCTCttcatcgtcctcctcctcctcctcctcctcgtcattCCCTTGTCTCGACACGCTTCTGTTGATGGATGAGCTCATTTGCTGCAAATCTCTTTCAAGTCAAACTGGGACACTGGTGTTGCCCCTCTGCTCCGTCAGTAGACGGAGGGAATAGAGACCTCATCGTATGAATCACTGTACGAGCCCGTGTGAAAACGCACGCGATAAACACACGCTCCGTTCACACATGTAATGGAAAAACTGGAGAACATTTCAGAAATGGTCTCTTAGCgtctgtgtttcctgcagcaccGGGGAGCAACACACCAACACCAATGTTGTTAGTATTGCATTTGTCTTAACGGCCCCACAGAGAGCTGAATCAAAACCATCGTAAATGTAATAACATCGCACAGGAAACCGCAGAAGATGAGATTGCCTTGTTTCCCCTCCTTGGTGATTCACGGCGTGTTCTGGGCCGTTCCTGTTCGCTGTAGTCATAGAGACAATGGATTGGCAGCAGGCTCGACCAAACCAATTCAGCAAACGCGTTTCTTCAAGCGATAGCATCGTTTTGTGTTGGATCTAAGTTCAAGCGCTGTCGctctccatcttttcctgaCTCATCCCCGGCTGCAATTACTCGCCCACCAAAGTATTCGTTTCCATGGATCGGCCCGTCAGTTCTGAGGCGTCAGTTTTGATACGAGCCACGTCTCTATTCGCCGGCGAGCTGGCCCGCCTCAGAGCCGGCCTCACAATAACCATGATGAATACAGTGTCCACAGGAACCAACCAGCCGTTTGACACTTCATCCCCCTTGATGCATTGCTGTTATCCTGTGGATCCATGGCGGGCTGTTTGAAGCCTTGTGATTCGCTGTTGCAGAGCCCTCCCCCTTTGCACAGGTGACTTATCATGTTACAAAAGGCATTGGAGGGGGAGGGGTCGGACACAACACGTTACGGATTAGGAAAACGTTCGAATGAAACTGGGTCATGTTTCTAGTCTGAAATGTGCTTTCAGATTTTTCAGGTTTATTTGTGACGTGCTTGAGAGTGAAGGAGGATCAGCGTCCTTTAGAAATAGATGAAGTGAGGGGAAGGGACCACTctggagggaggtggggggtggggtgctATAGAGAGATGAATGAAAGATAAAAACCCTGCAGTGAAATTAaaggattcacacacacagacatgaaaatATCAGTTGAGAAGAGCTTAGGCAGGGAGGAAAAGCATCAGGGACCACGGAGACTTTCTGATCTTCAGCAGCTGCCAGACTTCCTTCAGATGaggcattttatattttgggtAAGAAATAAATAGCGAGTGATCTTTGAAGTGAATCCTGACGCAAGAGATCAAAGCGATTgagatgatgtgttttcaggGGCTGTGGAAAAAATCATCTTAAGTAATATTCTGAAGTATCGTATTCTCTTTATACACACAGTGTGGAATACCTGTCCCACATGTTGTCTCATATTCTCCATCACTGGTTTGATTTCCAGATGTGAAGGTCGCCTGATGCTTCACCGGATCTCCAGGGAGCTTCTCGGCCGCTCTGCCAGATAAAGTTCAGCTTCCGGCTTCGtgactctcctccacctcctgtcgGACTTCCTCTACCTGTACCGATCAACGCAACAAAATATATCACACGTGCTTTTTGAAAAACCGGAAAAAGGCAGTAAAACTTAGTTTTACTAAGTagtcagaaacaaacacaggcgATGGTCACACACGGAGGCCGACACGAGTGTGGACGAGGTCTcacttattgttattatcattattgtttcttttccatcatcatcacccacCCTTTTGGGATTGTAAGAAACCAACAGTCAAATCATTGTGAAACCACTGATTCAATCCAGAGCTTCAGTCTGTGATATTTGGTTTTATCAGGATCGCTTCGTGCTCTCAATCCAAACTAGTAGATTAAGATAATGTTGCAGGATCAATAACAATTGTCTCTCAGTTCATTAATCTAACTTTCCGTGCTCCATCTCTTCAGCGGCTGGAAAACTCTCAGCCACACAAACAGTGTTTATAGTTTCTCTTTGAGTGTCAGCACCACTGACCAAGTCTTGCAGCATGAAGCCTCATTGCTCTGTGGGCGTATGAGCCTCCAACACGAGCGGGGTGGAAATATCTAacgatggttaaaaaaaaaaaagaggagcagcagcagcagagaatcCCAGTTTAACCTCTGCAGCGTTTGCTACAGACAGAATCTGTGTGTCAGGCCTCGCACACAGTGTCAGAAACATCTGCTCAATCTGTTTTTGTGCTCCAGTGGACAGTACGCCAAGATCTCAGGGCACACTGCTCTAAAAATACAACTCTGACAAGTCTGTCACACTTGATAAAAGAGGGAACAACAATAATCctgcagagcgagagagaaatgGAGTGGAGGGGATCTTTGTGCACACGTGCCACTGAAATGTCTGCGATAACACAAGAAAGAGGAGTGTTCTCTCTCCCGGGCCGAGGTGTTTCATGCTCCAGACACACTGCTGTGTCCTGCGAGGGGTGAGACGCacgggggggaggaggaggaggaggcaggatcaCCGGCTCATGACGGGACGGAGGAGCCTGGTCACCGCTGACAGAATAGAGTTCACTGGGATGTGAGAAGCCTTCAGgcagcagatgcaacagttcaAACACAAGCTGCAGCCTCGGCCAACTGCTCGCTATTTGCCATCGCTGCCTCAAAAGTTATAAATACAACTAATTAGTCTGCAGGCGTCTGCGGGCCGACCCTCCCTCCACACCCATCACCTCATGCACACTCCCTTCTCACGGGATCGCCATGAGTGTTTAATATGTGCCAAAGCAGACGGGAGCGTTATATAAAGCCCCTCACCGCACTTCTCTTATCATTCCCTCACTGGCTAAGTCCAGTTTAATCGAGGAAATCTCCAAAAGTTACTTGAGGACCGTCGCCACAATAGTGCAGCTATTTTTCATCCTCTcccaatttgtctttttttcctgcgAACATGAGTGAACAGGCCAAAACAGAGCTGTCATGTGGGGCGTATGGCAGCGGTGGCCCCTGGTACCCCCTGAGAAAATGGTGGCCGTCCAGCCGGCTTTTCAATCAGGACGTTGGCCTGCCGCCTCTCCTGGAGCCGGGGGACCCTTGGTGGATGAATGTGGACTGGCTCCAGAGGAGTTTGGCAGCCTCTGCTTGGCCGGCGTACGCGGCCGCTCCACTGTTTGTGCCTTACATCTCTGGGTCGATGCATCATCCCGGCCAGAAGATTAGCCAGGAGCAGTGCACGTGGAGGGTCGGCCTGGACCTGGCTCACTTCTCCCCCACCGAGATTTCTCTCAGCGTCAAAGATGGATTCCTGGAGGTTGGAGGTACAGAACATGGGCTCGCAGCTCTGTTGATTAAAGTTCACTTTATTAACATTGCTAATTACTTTTACAAAGAGGATAGTTTCTACTGTTGGATAAATATTAATAGCCTTATCTAATATTGTCATctcaaagagaaacagagttATCGAGATAGAGTTCTCTCACAGTTCACAGAATAAACCCCCCTGAAAACTGACGGAGAGGAAACCGAATGTAAGAAAATTAGAGAGCTGCTTAAATAATGTGCTCAGGGAAATTAAAATCACAGCTCTGTGGCAGAAATTAATTTCTGTGTTGAGTGGTTTTCTCAGTGTGGCTTGAttcctctgtgtcctcacaTTCCTCCCCATAAACGGTAATCCATCCCCAGGGAGACACGAGGAGCGGCGAGACGAGCATGGATTTATTGCCAGATGTTTTACACGGAAATACAGGTAAAGTAAACATGATATTAACCTGCCCGGCTATTTTAAACACGAGTCTGCAGCAGCGAGCGTCTGTCTCCAGCAGCATCTCATCTCTCGATGCTCACTGAGCTGAAAAGTCAAATATTACAAACATGAGTTTGAAGTGGATTTGTCAACATGACCCTGTCACTTTCAGGCTCCCGGCTGAAATTGATGCAACTAAAATCACGTCCACACTTTCTGTGGACGGTATCCTGACGGTGGAGGCTCCGGTCCCTGAAACCTCTGTTCCTGCTGCCATTATCATCCCTATAAAGGTGATAAGAAGTTGTTGTTCACATTAATACTAACAATCAGGGATTCTGAGACGTGCTTATTTACTTTCTTGCTGATGGTTTGATGGGATTGATCACACTTGTGTCCATACAGCTAGCAAAGATGacaaaaattgtttttttaggtGATAAAGGCCGAAGCCAGCGTctatgtgctgtaaacaaaaacacgttaTCTTCCCtcgtctgagcggagaatctcttTCAGCTAACTAACTAATCTAGACCGACAATATCTCACAGTCATTATGGTCTTAGTcttttaaatgatgaaatatatGACCTGTTATTTCAACCTGCCTTTACAGCAAAACACGTTAAAGGGttcattttgttaaaaaatCTTTATACTGTAGATTTTTAATATCAAGCTCTGAACAAAAACTCCTACATGCATCTATGTCCATTTTCAGACTCGGTATTGAGTTAAAGCTGAGCTCACCTCTAATCATAAACACTAATTTCACTGCTGACATTTTATACATGTGAACACAtgcaggtggaggtggaggtggaggtggcagctaccggagaggaggaggaaaaacacgAGGAGGAAGAAACCCCTGAAACAGAgccagacagcagcagagagccaGAGGCCCCAGAGGTTCAGTCTGCGGAGGATCCTGTGGAGGAGGGTTCTGCAGCAGAGGTCCACGTTGACCAGGCCGACCCTGGCAGTGCCACAGCAGAGCCTCAGCAGGACGACGAGAGGGAACAGGAGGACACCCATGAAAAGCCAGCTGGAGAGTCCAACCCTTCAGTGTCAGCAGATGGCAACGGCACAGAGAGTCTTCAAGATTCCTCTAAGCAGGATGAAGCCATGGGACACCAGGAAATCCCTGATACAGACGCGTCCAAACAGCCGGAACACAAAGAACCAGCCGTGGGTGGAGAGATCCAGGTAATGTCGGGCTCAGCAGAGGAGATCACCCAGCCCGAGGAGCTGGAGCCGGGCAAAAGTCCACTGAGCGAGGTCCCGAGCCAGGAGCTGGAGGCTCCCGACACAAAACAAGAGCAGACCGAGTAGACAGACACAACAGAGCATCGCTCAAATGctgcacacactaacacaacactaacacaacactgacacagccTGCACTGCTCGCCTGCAGCATCAGGTCTGAGGATGCCTTTTATTCAAAACAGCCAAATAACTGCCGTCTTTGGAGCTCCAATAAAGCAACAGCATGTGAAAATGAGTTTGTGTCATTATGTCTTCATGTGTTTACATCCACAGCCTCTCAATTCTCACCTGAACTGCAGGAGAGTTAGAAAGCGACGGATCATCATGTTCACAATTACCTGAGTTTAAACAGATGAATTATCATGTTGTTTCAGCTGAGAGGCTCTGACATTCATCAGATACTGTAGGTTTGCACAGCTGCTTGGTGCGTTAGTCACTTCTCTACACGAGCAACATGCCAGAGGACACGCTGGCACGCTTCCAATTATGCCGTTGCCACGGCAACACAGTCCACACGTATGATCTAATACCAATAAATACAGTGTATGTGAGCGGCTGGCACCGAAACACAGAGCAGCGCCTTCGCACATTTGTTGACGCCGCAGCAGAAAGTTtggaaactttttttaaaaattcaaagtGATCATCCTTCTGACTCCAACACAAAGAGGAGATTACTTTATTTTGCGTCACTCAACATGCGATGGAACTgccccaatttttttttttttgcagccacTTTCAAAAGCTCTGGCAAGTTTGTTCGGCCCATTCTGCAGAACACAGCATCAAGCTCTCCGCTAATCCGCCGCTCAAATCCTTCTGTTATCCAACAATACGACCGCAGCCTCCCCG
Proteins encoded in this window:
- the LOC109637041 gene encoding heat shock protein beta-1 isoform X2, producing the protein MSEQAKTELSCGAYGSGGPWYPLRKWWPSSRLFNQDVGLPPLLEPGDPWWMNVDWLQRSLAASAWPAYAAAPLFVPYISGSMHHPGQKISQEQCTWRVGLDLAHFSPTEISLSVKDGFLEVGGRHEERRDEHGFIARCFTRKYRLPAEIDATKITSTLSVDGILTVEAPVPETSVPAAIIIPIKVEVEVAATGEEEEKHEEEETPETEPDSSREPEAPEVQSAEDPVEEGSAAEVHVDQADPGSATAEPQQDDEREQEDTHEKPAGESNPSVSADGNGTESLQDSSKQDEAMGHQEIPDTDASKQPEHKEPAVGGEIQVMSGSAEEITQPEELEPGKSPLSEVPSQELEAPDTKQEQTE
- the LOC109637041 gene encoding heat shock protein beta-1 isoform X1, which translates into the protein MSEQAKTELSCGAYGSGGPWYPLRKWWPSSRLFNQDVGLPPLLEPGDPWWMNVDWLQRSLAASAWPAYAAAPLFVPYISGSMHHPGQKISQEQCTWRVGLDLAHFSPTEISLSVKDGFLEVGGRHEERRDEHGFIARCFTRKYRLPAEIDATKITSTLSVDGILTVEAPVPETSVPAAIIIPIKVEVEVEVAATGEEEEKHEEEETPETEPDSSREPEAPEVQSAEDPVEEGSAAEVHVDQADPGSATAEPQQDDEREQEDTHEKPAGESNPSVSADGNGTESLQDSSKQDEAMGHQEIPDTDASKQPEHKEPAVGGEIQVMSGSAEEITQPEELEPGKSPLSEVPSQELEAPDTKQEQTE